One Gigantopelta aegis isolate Gae_Host chromosome 1, Gae_host_genome, whole genome shotgun sequence genomic region harbors:
- the LOC121379723 gene encoding uncharacterized protein LOC121379723, which translates to MSFDNSEEKFRKKRRGKLQRSVTLLQDNAPAHSSHVAVGVVSNWLPNSSPSCLFPRSPPSYFYLFPRLKSELRGCESETDEEVIGVVEEFLGVQDKAWFLEGLTMLEKRWTKCIELKGDYVETLWNKIFGASCVS; encoded by the coding sequence ATGAGCTTCGACAACTCCGAGGAGAAATTTAGAAAAAAACGTCGTGGAAAACTGCAAAGAAGTGTGACGCTGCTTCAGGACAATGCTCCGGCTCATTCCTCGCACGTTGCGGTTGGAGTTGTCAGTAACTGGCTTCCGAATTCTTCCCCATCCTGCTTATTCCCCAGATCTCCTCCCTCATACTTTTACTTGTTTCCTAGGCTCAAATCTGAGCTCAGGGGCTGTGAATCTGAGACGGATGAAGAGGTGATAGGTGTTGTAGAGGAGTTTTTAGGAGTGCAAGACAAAGCCTGGTTTTTAGAGGGGTTAACAATGCTGGAGAAACGCTGGACAAAATGTATTGAACTCAAGGGAGACTATGTAGAAACATTATGGAATAAAATATTTGGTGCGAGTTGCGTTTCATAG
- the LOC121379629 gene encoding uncharacterized protein LOC121379629, whose amino-acid sequence MTLKQIDEDISETLGDDAPSYSTIKQWCADSIRGRTSTEDNPRSGRPCEVSIDENVNAVLDTVIKDRRFTIRQLASVHNISKTSLERILLEHLHMNKVSARWVPRMLTADQKRVSTSTGLSQ is encoded by the coding sequence ATGACTCTGAAGCAAATTGATGAGGATATTTCCGAAACATTAGGGGATGATGCTCCTTCGTACAGTACCATAAAGCAGTGGTGTGCTGATTCCATACGGGGTAGAACGAGTACTGAAGATAATCCACGCTCTGGTCGCCCATGTGAAGTGTCCATTGACGAAAACGTTAATGCTGTCCTTGACACAGTCATAAAGGACAGGCGATTCACAATCAGACAGTTAGCCAGTGTCCATAACATTAGTAAAACATCGTTGGAACGAATTCTGCTTGAGCATTTACACATGAATAAAGTGTCTGCACGGTGGGTGCCACGAATGTTAACAGCAGACCAGAAACGGGTGTCAACTTCTACAGGACTATCGCAATGA